Genomic window (Nymphalis io chromosome 28, ilAglIoxx1.1, whole genome shotgun sequence):
TGACAATATTTATAGGAAAAGGTCTTGGGAAAAAGGAAAATGGTATATCCGAACCGCTTAAACCCAAGTTAAAGCGAAGTGTGGCTGGTATAGGATACGATGCTGCCGCGGACTTCACGGAACATTGGTGGAGCGCCTTGTACGATAAGGCAGCTAGCAATTATCaggtatttcattatttttaatagttaaaacGTAATTgaatgaagaaaaaatatagaaGACACTTGAAGTTTTAATCCTTAAATTTCGATTTTATGTAATCCggaaataatgttatattaaaatttaacttaaatagatACACCAAAGAAACAAACAATGTCTTTGGGTATTATCCAAtttaccataaaaatatttcatttatggctattcaattttaattatttttattacttatatagttTTGTTCCAGGTTGAAGAGGAAAATggtaaaacaaagaaaatgaaAAGATTAGATGACAAAGAATTTGAAATCACAAACAGCACTTGGCGCTTAAAGAAGAAGAGCAATGATAATGATGTTGAGGAATACTCGGATTTCTTTGTAAAGAAAGCGGTATTAGGTTCCGGGGGGTCAAAGACTACGAAAGTCAACGATTCAGATTCCGATGAGGAGACCACTGTTAAAGATGTCCAACTGACTGACGAAGAATTATTTGCGGCTTGCCAGGGCAGGACGGCTCATAAGTATGATGATTATGTTGCAATCAGATGAATATATAAGTCACCATTACTGTTTAAACACTCAAAAAAGAACGCTTTTGTCAGTGTCATGTATGGATGGAACCAGTCAAAAACCGAATGAGCCCAAACTGGGGGGTTTACTTGTGCTCTTTGAAGTGTTTGATAATCCATTTCCTGGCTCAATGATCAGTTTATTTTGGTGCTATGAAATGATTCTattgataatgaaattatatactgGCAAAGTTTGTAACTTATATgatttgtttacataataacTTCATGATTTACATTCAAATGTATTATAACCTAAAATAtgcttgtataaaataaatactcattttaaaaaaaccaaAGTAGTGTGAAAACGTagcttgatttaatttttaaacaatgacACAAACCTAGCAttctaagtatatattataacatgaaacttaagcttattttaatttaattaattttttatgggAAATGAAAGTTGTCATGTCAATATTCAAAATTGAAAGTGGGTGACACTACGAAGCAgagctacttatataatagaGTCATATACCTCCACAACGCATCTTCTGATAtaagtgttatatataattgtttagtagatttttcagttaggcattacaaaaaaaagtctttatttataaGTAGACTGATGTGAGCAAATTGGTATAAATGCTGTTGTTAATCcatctaattatttttcttttagagGTGCCCGGCACGGACTCAGGGCATTGGGTAAGTTAGCGAGAATAGAACAGCAAGAGCAACTACTACTGCAACAAACCAAATATAATACATTCCTCGCTAAGAAACCTAAATGTACTGACGACACACAAGTCGTTGAAGACACAAGTTTAAATGAGGATGTTAATCTAACtaagaagaaaaagaagaagagaAAACGATGTAAGAGCAACGAAAATGAGTGTATAGATAATGTTATTTTAGGTGATTCTGGTAAAGAATCTAATGAAAGGATAGAACATGGTAAATGTGGTGAAGGAGAAGATGCTGTAAATACAGAGGAACTAGTTTTGAAAAAGAAATCCAAGAAGTTGAAAAAGACAGAAACAAGTGATGGTATTGTTAAAGATTCCCATGAGAAATTATCTAAGAAAAAGCATAAACTGAAGAATAGTGCCTTAAATGAAGAAGAATCTGAAATGGATCCAGAAATTATAAATGACAATGTTAAAAGTACAAgtaagaagaaaaagaaaagcaATAACTCTTATTagcataattgtattttattaaagtatttgtatctgtatttactaaatatacattgttttgtatgaactatactttatttattttagaaattaatagACATACCTAAAGTATTCATTATGATAGTCACacatggttaatacttcttgtGTTGTCAATGTCTATTCCCGTTTACCcttccgccttcctatataataaaaaaaaattatttactttctatataataaataccagGTTCCTGATGTACCTGGAAACCAAGGAGCTTCTCAGTGACCGACAGTACGGGTTTCGCCGAAACCGGTCCACTGGTGATCTGGTGTACGTCAGACACATCTGGAGTGAGGCCATCGAGAAACACGGGGAGGCACTTGCTGTTTCTTTGGATATCTCGAAGGCCTTTGATAGGGTTTGGCATGATGGCCTTATCAGCAAGCTTCCTGCATATGGCCTGCCTGCTAGCCTGTGTGCGTGGATTTCAGACTTCCTGAGGAATCGATCGTTACGAGTGGTGGTTGATGGCCATTCGTCGGATCAAATGGCTATAAATGCCGGTGTTCCTCAGGGGTCGGTGCTCTCGGCGACACTATTTCTGCTGCACAACGATCTGCTGATGCCCGGTATCCATGGGTACGCAGATGATTGCACAGTTGTCGAGAGCTACAAGTCCAACGCGCGAGCTAGTGAGGCCCAAATTCAGGCTCGGAGAGAGGCCATGAGCGCCTGAGCGTGACCCTTAAGGCAGTGTCCGATTGGGGCGATGCCAATTTGGTCATGTTCAATGCATCCGAGACACAGGCGTGTTTGTTTTCCGCCAAAAAGAGGGAATACCAGCTACCACCCTCTTTCCGAAATGTGTCTGTACCTATAACTGACCATTTTGACCTCCTTGGCGTTACTCTCACGTCGACTttaaatttcggctcttttattgagtccaaagcccaaaTCGCCGCTCGAAAGCTTGGTATCCTTtccaaagtgagacgttactttactccagaccaactgctcaacttatataaagcgcaagtgaggtcatgtatggagtactgctctcacctttgggatggctctgctaagtaccaccttcaggctctagagttgattgagaggctgataggagacgacacattggtttagtctaggctccaaagtctcgaacatcgacgtgtggtagcatcactctcagtcttctatcggattcatttcggagaatgtgctcaggaattacacgaactgatttctcccgcccccttttactatcgaacggccactCAAACGCGTCTAAAGCGCcgtaggtacacagtggaaattccccgcctacgtacgaagcgctttgaatctacattcatcattcgcactgcaaaACTGTGGATTGCTTTGCCAGAGtccatatttcctgataggtacaatgttggtgtcttcaaatccagagtaaacaggtttcttataggcaagcgtgctacatcctagaccgtatCGATTCTTAatatcaggcaagtcaacggtcaaacgctgacctattaattgtaataaaaagccatgtaatcacataaaatataacaatgtgtATTATGGAGAAATAGGTTTAGTTGGTTTTTTAcgaaactaattatttttacaaaataatcacgtacagaaattgttttgttatgaCAGGCACATAAAAATTtgcattaatattttcatttgtagtCCCATACTAAACCTTGAGTACTGAAGGGATTTTCATTCCATTTACACGATTAGTTATTGAAAGTGATTAAGACTAAGTTATGTGGCAAATGATCAATTTATTATACTACTTTATTGCTTATTTACAtacaagatagaaaaaaaaactcaaaagcAGAGGCTGTATAGTATTGTAACATTTGCCTTTCCAAGAGGAAAGGATTTAAGAATATTAAGAGATGTCAATGTAATTTGTCAATTGTCACTGTCaaatagttattttgatttcgTCTGAACGAAggttcaattttttataaaaatgtcgaaTTCCATCGCCAAATTATTGGCCCTGGATAAATTGGCGACAATTTTCAATATCATTCGTCAAAATGGTGGTATCCGGGCATCTATGTATAAACTGTACAGGTAAATGTGATActgtgttatattatgtaatttcttGGTTATTTTGCCGTTTATTACGTATttagtgattattatttatatcaaaaatttccTTTTTCTCCTCTTATGTCGTCTATCTGCTGTAATAAAGCGTAAAATATTCTGACAATGTCACGCACGATTGAATGgtctatatgtaaatatatgaagCTAGTTACACAGACAAGAGTTTATAACTTTAACATATATCATCACATTCACagaacttaataatataaatgtatatttttcttaatagtattcaattatttttcttgcaaatatagaattataaagGTAAAATGTCTTTTTCATAGTGACAGTTGTCTGTAGTTAAAGATGCtgtatagtaatatttaatagttaaaatattgcaGATACTTCGTTGTACTATGATTACGAAAATATTCAGTGATGTATGCTTTTTAACAATAGATTCTTAATATAATCAAcacttttttttcatacaattaaTTCAAGTTCCAAATGTAATATTTCAGACAGGATGAATTAAAAGATGGACGCCTTGTCGGCGAGGACGAGTTCGGCAACAAGTACTACGAGAACCCTCGCTATTTTTACAGTAGGAACCGATGGGTGGAATACTCAGATAACTTCAACATGAACTACGATGGCAGTCAagtaagataaatttaaatatattcattatttatgtcAATATACATTTGTAATACCTAACTGAAAAAAACTACTACAccaatatattaggtccttacatatgaaattggcattTTGTACTGGtggaatataaagtaattttttttttgtaaaatgtatttaattaattaaagtatgcaccattgttatcgatgcacttttgccatttcataggtagttcattgatccctttactaaaaaaaccaagGGGGCGGTAATCAATAAATTAGttaaaggcggtttggactgccgcattggagttgaatttttttccttgtaagaagttgtccaatttctggaaaaaatggtaatctgttggaacAAGGTCTGGGGAGTATGGTTGCCAGACATCCACCGTGCTCCCCAGACCTCTCagaatgggacattaacaggcatttactgtactgtagtcttgaatttcatgttcttgtaatgaaatataattgtcATCTTTAGCTATTTCGGTCAATCATACattgattataactttatttaatcaatataaaaaaattattactttatctgATGTTGTAAAAGAATGCCTCCTGCCGTCTATATTATTCTAGCAattcgaattattatttttacatataaatctttttttccAGGTAACAGCTGAATGGTTTGGATGGCTACATTACAAAACTGATCTTCCACCACAccaggtaaatatatttttgctgatttttatataattagctcTACCAACTACAGTCTACGTGtgtgcttaattaattaaactattttaatttaatgattaaacattaatattaaaaagcatcTTGTTGTGTTgtaactgccttgttggtctaatggcttgataTAAGTCACaagttaaaaaattgttaacGGGTTGGAGAGTGCATCTGTGAttatgcacacacttgtgtaatTTATGGACTGTGCAGTTAGTCAGTTTTCCTTAAGGTTGGGCGCCGAGGCTGTCATTGATCAGGACAGGTCAGGCCGACATCATCATCACCtgtatatgtaaaaatactaatgaaaaaattgtcttaaaatatattttttatattaagtgaaactttTTATGAACACAATTTCAtacctatattaatattaataaagtttattattgtcTTGTTTTGTTGTCGGTACCAAAAGTAGGAACCTTCAACTCAATTGTTTGTCTGGAAtcggtttaaaattcagttataaGATTCGACCCGCTACTAAAATGTGTGGAAAAATAAAgacttgtaaaaatataaatagtgtataaaataatttctttcagGACCCGAGTAGACCCAAATACAAGTGGATGGCGAAGTTCACGGAGAATATGTCAGGAACGACGGGCCAGTATGTTCCCTACAGCACGACCAGACCCAAGGTCGAGGCCTGGGTACCCAAATCCAAGAGCAGTGcataaaattacacaaattgTTATCAAAGACcttttgaaattttttaatgcTATTCTTTAAATACTCTTTGAAattgacagattaaaaatattaaaatatcgaaATTGGCGCGAATTTATATTCTATGTAAAGCCGAATGTACATTTTCGTTTTAATAGCTTAGCTGTAAGTAGAAAATGAATTAAagcatgttatttaaaatttgtgttttatttaatagaattctATTGGTGGAAGGGtcgatggctcagtggttagaataccttaattttaaccaaagattgtctattttttttaatttgaaattgtgttcctgtttgaagggtgagtgagccagtgtaactacaagcacaagggacataacatcttagttcccaacgttcgTGGTATtggtaatgtaaaaaatgtttaatattaattattgcgcCACAGTGGTCACCACCGGCCATAGACTATTGTCTACggccggtggtgaccacttgctgctgtttggcggtagaataccaaatgagtgggtggtacctaccaagtcGTACTTGCACAAAGTACTACCGCCAAGTAAGCGTAGaacatttctcaataaatggacTTACTAATGCAAAAAGTTTGGCTcattagctttataatattaatatttatagaagtGTTACATTTCCTTTTCGATTGTCAAAAGTTTATACTTTAGATTTGAGGAAAACAGATGTAAGAAACTTTTcgccattatattatttaactaaaaagttATCGTGGATTTTACAAGAGATAGCGATGAAtgaaatagattataaaaactGCACCACTTTTTTCCGGACCAAGGGTCACGAAAGAAGGTTCCGAACTcagttaactaaaaaaaaaattagaaccaaGAACGGTGTTCCATTTTTGAAACTATTAATTCCTTTTATTGTAAAAGGTAAACTTTGTACtgccaattatttttttttactgttaacAAGATTCATCCCAAACTTCGGCTAGATAACAATCGAAATGAGTTAATTCATATCAAATTGGGgcctgttattttatttctcagTACAAACAGGTTTGGGACTACGGGTCCTGGGCAGTGGTGCCCAAACCCACATGTGTATCATACGTATATTATTGAAGCGTAATATTATacccttattaatattttaatgtattaataagtcGTTGAACAagtcattgaaataaatgtcTAAAGTTATCGGATAGgttataataattgtgtttgGATACACAAATATCTTCTAAATGTCTGTAAAAAATTcagttaagaaataataaaaaaatctgtcattataatgtgatattttataatgaaaaatgttttaaaatgccACAGCcacgtaaattaaaataaattaacattctaGAACTGTTTTTGTTTATCTTTCAAACGTGTCTAATTTAACATCTATATAAatctctaaataaatatattttgtttgtcagATGAAACGAAATAAAGCGAacgaaaataattcattaatctTACAAACGCGCCAACAGGCAACAGTAAACGTCTAAGTTTGAGAAGCTTCGTCTTGGAACAACTGCCTACAATATACGTACAAGCTCAGAAATGGTGGCTTAAGCTTTAAAATCATCGCCAACAAACTCTCAACCATATttgccataaaaataaaatcgaaattgcattgcaatattatttcaaCATGGCTACACTAATGCATTTTCAAACTACAAAGCAATTAGCTCGTTAATCCAAGGAGTTAAGATTCAAAATTGGTCGTTCGATTTAGTTGTTCTACgaacaaaactttttttctcTCACAGGTAAAAATATCTTAGAGTGGAGTTGACTCCAGTCAAAACGCGGCGCGTACGTTCAACGTATCTCCGCGtttgaaatactttaaaaactttaaaactatATCGAAATGAACGAAATCAAGTGACACGGCTTACAATATGGAGTTATaagtgtttaattatattattaatccgGTTTCCGTGACACAGTTATAGTTACAAATAGTTTAGTGCGAAATGATGCTATAATCGAAAACAGGATTCGGTACG
Coding sequences:
- the LOC126778978 gene encoding G patch domain-containing protein 4, which gives rise to MDFARKQLEKYGWTDGKGLGKKENGISEPLKPKLKRSVAGIGYDAAADFTEHWWSALYDKAASNYQVEEENGKTKKMKRLDDKEFEITNSTWRLKKKSNDNDVEEYSDFFVKKAVLGSGGSKTTKVNDSDSDEETTVKDVQLTDEELFAACQGRTAHKGARHGLRALGKLARIEQQEQLLLQQTKYNTFLAKKPKCTDDTQVVEDTSLNEDVNLTKKKKKKRKRCKSNENECIDNVILGDSGKESNERIEHGKCGEGEDAVNTEELVLKKKSKKLKKTETSDGIVKDSHEKLSKKKHKLKNSALNEEESEMDPEIINDNVKSTSKKKKKSNNSY
- the LOC126778995 gene encoding probable NADH dehydrogenase [ubiquinone] 1 alpha subcomplex subunit 12, with protein sequence MSNSIAKLLALDKLATIFNIIRQNGGIRASMYKLYRQDELKDGRLVGEDEFGNKYYENPRYFYSRNRWVEYSDNFNMNYDGSQVTAEWFGWLHYKTDLPPHQDPSRPKYKWMAKFTENMSGTTGQYVPYSTTRPKVEAWVPKSKSSA